Proteins encoded by one window of Aspergillus chevalieri M1 DNA, chromosome 6, nearly complete sequence:
- a CDS encoding Tim17/Tim22/Tim23/Pmp24 family protein (COG:U;~EggNog:ENOG410PN4H;~InterPro:IPR019531;~PFAM:PF02466;~TransMembrane:2 (i132-149o172-191i)) — protein MSRGPEIMKALMSRLDAIVLDPDLAPLLSLLKGVRNGVVYGSKVRFPHALVMIFLFRSGTLREKAKLVLKATKTHASNLATFALIYKSSMLALRNLNTSSVSKENRYDSFFAGLLGGYAVFGRHQTSVTQQIVIYVFARVALSLAKLSVEPNMHPFSHLITPEARSQIKDNAWPVFASLSWASVMYIFRWYPETLVSSLRSSMVYIYADSDHWNSFRNFLIHNK, from the exons ATGAGCCGAGGTCCCGAGATTATGAAGGCGCTGATG TCTCGTCTGGATGCTATTGTTCTGGATCCTGATCTTGCGCCTTTGCTGTCTCTGCTCAAGGGTGTTCGGAATGGTGTCGTCTACGGGTCGAAAGTGCGGTTTCCGCACGCTTTGGT GATGATATTTCTTTTCCGCTCCGGAAC CCTCCGCGAAAAGGCCAAGCTCGTCCTGAAAGCCACGAAAACGCACGCCAGCAACCTCGCGACCTTCGCCCTCATATACAAGAGCTCCATGCTCGCACTGCGGAATCTAAACACATCCAGTGTCAGCAAGGAGAACCGCTACGATAGCTTCTTCGCCGGATTGCTGGGAGGATACGCTGTTTTTGGCCGGCACCAGACCAGTGTCACCCAGCAG ATCGTCATCTACGTTTTCGCCCGCGTGGCCCTCTCCCTCGCCAAACTCTCCGTCGAACCTAACATGCACCCGTTCTCACATCTCATCACACCCGAAGCTCGTTCCCAGATCAAAGACAATGCATGGCCGGTCTTTGCAAGTCTCAGCTGGGCTTCTGTCATGTACATCTTCCGCTGGTATCCGGAGACGCTGGTTTCGAGCCTGAGGAGCAGTATGGTTTATAT
- the RPF2 gene encoding rRNA-binding ribosome biosynthesis protein RPF2 (BUSCO:EOG09263EBB;~COG:J;~EggNog:ENOG410PFUF;~InterPro:IPR007109,IPR039770;~PFAM:PF04427;~go_function: GO:0019843 - rRNA binding [Evidence IEA];~go_process: GO:0000027 - ribosomal large subunit assembly [Evidence IEA];~go_process: GO:0000470 - maturation of LSU-rRNA [Evidence IEA]), whose product MASMLREVKPKNPRTARLLKAKEPQLVEGPKRTLLLHGSKCPTPVHTILKTFHSLTKPNSVLFHKKNENIRPFESTESLEFLANKNEAGVVVFGSSSKKRPNCITLMRVFDSKTLDMCEMMLLPGESGEDAVPAMNNLVMQIGVGLRPMLIFAGSPWDDETSMAHVMLKSMFTDMFKGEESDKIDVEGLQYALMVAAEEPAQGLAPVIHLRWYKLRTKRSGHKLPRVELDEIGPKLDFKIGRLQEAPRDVMKEAMKQGKRPNEEVKLKKNIGMDAIGDKVGRVHLAKQDLGGLQTRKMKGLKRRAGVESDEDEDMMDVDEVSEDEGRKRTRTE is encoded by the exons ATGGCATCGATGTTGAGAGAAGT CAAACCCAAAAACCCGCGCACAGCACGCCTCCTCAAAGCCAAAGAGCCCCAACTCGTCGAAGGCCCCAAACgcaccctcctcctccacggCTCAAAGTGCCCAACCCCCGTGCACACAATCCTCAAGACCTTTCACTCCCTCACAAAACCGAACTCCGTCCTTTTCCACAAGAAGAATGAGAACATCCGCCCTTTCGAAAGCACCGAGAGCCTCGAGTTCCTGGCCAACAAGAACGAAGCCGGAGTGGTCGTGTTCGGCAGCAGCTCCAAGAAACGACCCAACTGCATCACACTCATGCGCGTGTTCGACTCGAAGACGCTTGACATGTGCGAGATGATGCTGCTCCCCGGCGAGAGTGGTGAGGATGCGGTTCCTGCGATGAATAATCTCGTGATGCAGATCGGGGTTGGGTTACGGCCGATGCTGATTTTTGCGGGGAGTCCGTGGGATGACGAGACTTCGATGGCGCATGTTATGCTCAAGAGCATGTTCACTGATATGTTCAAGGGCGAGGAGAGCGACAAGATCGATGTTGAGGGGTTGCAGTATGCGCTTATGGTTGCTGCTGAGGAGCCGGCGCAGGGTCTTGCGCCTGTTATTCACCTGCGGTGGTATAAGCTGCGGACTAAGCGTAGTGGTCACAAGCTTCCTCGCGTTGAGCTGGATGAGATAGGTCCTAAGCTGGACTTCAAGATTGGTCGTTTGCAGGAGGCGCCGCGGGATGTCATGAAGGAGGCCATGAAGCAGGGCAAGAGGCCGAATGAAGAGGTtaagttgaagaagaacattGGCATGGATGCGATTGGTGATAAGGTCGGTCGTGTGCACTTGGCCAAGCAGGACCTGGGTGGCTTGCAGACTAGGAAGATGAAGGGATTGAAGCGCCGTGCTGGTGTTGAgtcggatgaggatgaggatatgatGGATGTTGATGAGGTTTCGGAGGATGAGGGTCGCAAGAGGACACGGACGGAATAA